One window of the Pedobacter ginsengisoli genome contains the following:
- a CDS encoding class I SAM-dependent methyltransferase, protein MTEFWENSFRDRQEMWGWEPADSAISTLELFRKHELTNILIPGYGYGRNAKVFTDDGFKITGIEISESAIDISKKHFGDQIKVYHGSVGSMPFDQEFYDGIFCYALIHLLNAEERAKLIEDCYNQLKPGGYMIFVSIAKTDFRYGKGIEIGQDTFSSFPGVNLFFYDSDSIKSAFGGYDLIDAEITNEPLEDLGGKPLQRFWYIVCQKKN, encoded by the coding sequence ATGACAGAATTTTGGGAGAACAGTTTTAGGGATAGACAAGAAATGTGGGGCTGGGAACCTGCTGATTCGGCTATATCAACCTTAGAATTATTTAGAAAGCATGAATTAACTAACATCCTCATTCCGGGATATGGTTATGGGAGAAACGCAAAAGTTTTTACCGATGATGGATTCAAGATAACAGGGATTGAGATTTCCGAAAGTGCGATTGATATCTCAAAAAAACACTTTGGAGATCAAATAAAAGTGTATCATGGAAGTGTTGGTTCAATGCCTTTTGACCAAGAATTTTATGATGGTATTTTCTGTTATGCTTTAATCCATTTGTTAAACGCTGAAGAAAGAGCAAAATTGATTGAAGATTGTTATAACCAGCTTAAGCCTGGTGGTTATATGATTTTTGTATCTATTGCAAAAACAGATTTTAGGTATGGCAAGGGAATAGAGATCGGTCAGGATACCTTCTCATCATTTCCCGGCGTCAATTTATTCTTTTACGACTCGGATTCCATCAAATCGGCATTTGGGGGCTATGACTTGATCGATGCTGAAATAACAAATGAACCATTGGAGGATTTGGGTGGTAAACCCTTACAACGATTTTGGTATATTGTATGCCAAAAGAAAAACTAA
- a CDS encoding ISL3 family transposase gives MISQFILPTNVQLRADSIHSEPGILYIDTSVCQTCSICPVCNKKSSKIHSRYSRTLLDLPISGHLSKVQLKARKYFCDNPECPRKVFTERFDCEIKPYYRRMIRSNDLLTRMALELGGNTGAAISRYAGVPVSPSTILRVVKRLDIQPKKLTSGVIGVDDWAFKKGKTYGTVIVDLAKKEVVDLLPDRESATLSEWLKQHPEIKTVSRDRYGPYALGIKTGAPDASQVADRFHLLMNLGDATKRIFQSKGKELREAFTLYNQHNQPKNQPAKAIETESAVQNMLQITEDTLTTANISIDKLHKFEKVKDLYSKGNSIRQIAKTVKLTRTTVRKYTMMEQLVKRQAHTTTNLDAFIDFLMQEENRVKTYRELHKTIVEMGFNGKYTQFCNKMNELKNTQPALRPKSTGPILVKTWSPTRLSLMLYMEPCELKRADDKDFLKLLFEKYPQMKKMEKLVKGFKNLFKTKKDGTLKTWIEEVFESDCGLNNFAKNLLKDYDAVNNAVITNISNGQVEGQVNRIKTIKRKMYGKAGFQLLRKMVLAKSA, from the coding sequence ATGATATCGCAATTTATACTTCCTACAAATGTGCAGCTTCGAGCTGACTCAATCCATTCGGAACCAGGAATACTATATATTGATACCTCTGTATGTCAAACCTGTTCAATCTGCCCTGTTTGTAATAAAAAGAGCAGTAAAATTCATAGTCGGTATTCCAGGACTCTTTTGGATTTACCTATTTCCGGCCATTTGTCAAAAGTTCAACTTAAAGCTAGAAAATATTTCTGTGATAACCCTGAATGCCCCAGGAAAGTCTTTACCGAACGGTTTGATTGTGAAATCAAACCATACTACAGAAGGATGATCCGATCGAATGATCTTCTCACCAGAATGGCCCTTGAGCTTGGCGGGAATACAGGAGCAGCTATTAGCCGGTACGCCGGTGTGCCTGTAAGCCCGTCCACAATATTAAGAGTGGTAAAGCGTTTGGATATCCAACCTAAAAAACTAACATCAGGCGTTATTGGCGTAGATGACTGGGCATTTAAAAAAGGAAAAACTTACGGAACGGTCATCGTTGATTTAGCGAAAAAAGAAGTTGTAGATCTGTTGCCGGACCGGGAGTCGGCTACTTTATCCGAATGGCTGAAACAACATCCCGAGATAAAAACGGTTTCAAGAGATAGATACGGCCCATATGCATTAGGTATAAAGACAGGAGCGCCTGATGCCAGTCAGGTTGCAGACCGCTTTCACCTGCTTATGAATCTCGGGGATGCGACTAAAAGGATATTTCAATCGAAGGGAAAAGAACTCAGGGAGGCATTTACACTTTATAATCAGCATAATCAGCCGAAAAATCAGCCTGCTAAGGCCATTGAGACCGAATCAGCAGTTCAAAATATGCTACAGATTACAGAAGATACTTTAACAACTGCCAATATCAGTATTGACAAGCTACACAAGTTCGAAAAAGTCAAAGATCTTTATAGTAAGGGTAACAGTATAAGACAGATTGCCAAGACTGTAAAATTAACCCGTACAACCGTGAGAAAATACACGATGATGGAACAGCTGGTTAAAAGACAGGCACATACCACGACTAATCTGGACGCCTTTATTGATTTTTTGATGCAGGAAGAAAATAGAGTAAAAACTTACCGGGAATTGCATAAAACGATTGTTGAGATGGGTTTTAATGGGAAGTACACCCAGTTTTGCAATAAAATGAATGAGCTTAAGAATACGCAACCAGCTCTTAGACCGAAATCCACAGGTCCAATACTGGTAAAAACTTGGTCTCCCACCAGATTATCACTTATGCTATACATGGAGCCCTGCGAACTAAAAAGAGCTGATGACAAAGATTTTCTAAAGCTTCTATTTGAAAAATACCCACAAATGAAGAAAATGGAAAAGTTAGTTAAAGGCTTTAAAAACCTATTTAAGACTAAAAAGGATGGCACGCTGAAAACCTGGATTGAAGAGGTGTTTGAATCTGATTGCGGTTTGAACAATTTTGCAAAAAACCTTTTAAAAGACTATGATGCAGTAAATAACGCAGTGATAACCAATATAAGTAATGGGCAGGTTGAAGGGCAGGTCAATCGTATTAAAACAATTAAAAGAAAGATGTACGGCAAGGCAGGGTTTCAGCTGCTAAGGAAAATGGTACTTGCAAAATCAGCATAA